One part of the Syntrophorhabdaceae bacterium genome encodes these proteins:
- the prfA gene encoding peptide chain release factor 1, producing MFERLEETEKRYREIEAEMSLPESMANMEVYKKLAKERTEIKEVVDLFREWKKRKEDAENCAEMVSTETDEELKQMARDEAALLDKERETYENLLTERLLRKHESTSRSMFLEIRAGTGGGEAALFARELLTMYLRYAEKMRWKTELMEASISDLGGLKEAILLVENKDAFGMLKYESGVHRVQRVPLTEAQGRIHTSTVTVAVLPEPEELELDISPDEMRIDVFRSSGPGGQHVNTTDSAVRITHIPTGLVVTCQDEKSQHKNKAKAIRVLRARLKEKMEGEKEQEISEERRKQVGTGDRSERIRTYNFPQGRVTDHRIGLTLYKLQDVLDGNLDAIITPLSAHFRSETIKNG from the coding sequence ATGTTCGAAAGACTGGAAGAGACGGAGAAGCGGTACCGGGAGATCGAAGCGGAGATGTCCCTGCCCGAATCCATGGCCAACATGGAAGTATATAAAAAGCTGGCCAAGGAGCGGACGGAGATCAAAGAGGTCGTCGACCTCTTCAGGGAATGGAAGAAACGGAAGGAAGACGCCGAGAATTGCGCCGAGATGGTGAGCACCGAGACTGACGAGGAGCTTAAACAGATGGCGCGAGACGAAGCGGCCCTCCTGGACAAGGAGAGGGAGACCTATGAAAACCTTCTCACCGAAAGGCTGCTCAGAAAGCACGAGTCTACCTCCAGGAGCATGTTCCTCGAAATCAGGGCGGGTACGGGCGGAGGAGAGGCAGCGCTCTTCGCGCGGGAGCTCCTCACCATGTACCTCAGGTATGCGGAAAAGATGCGCTGGAAGACCGAGCTTATGGAAGCGTCCATTTCGGACCTTGGGGGCCTCAAAGAGGCCATACTCCTGGTGGAGAACAAGGACGCCTTCGGTATGCTCAAGTATGAGAGCGGCGTCCACAGGGTCCAGAGGGTGCCCCTGACCGAAGCACAGGGGCGGATCCACACGTCCACCGTGACCGTCGCGGTACTCCCGGAGCCCGAGGAGCTCGAGCTCGACATCAGCCCCGACGAAATGCGTATCGATGTCTTCCGGTCGAGCGGCCCCGGAGGTCAGCACGTGAATACCACCGACTCCGCCGTCAGAATTACCCATATCCCCACGGGCCTCGTGGTCACCTGCCAGGACGAAAAATCCCAGCATAAAAATAAGGCCAAGGCGATACGGGTGCTCCGGGCACGCCTGAAAGAGAAGATGGAGGGCGAGAAGGAGCAGGAGATCTCTGAAGAGCGGCGAAAACAGGTGGGCACCGGCGACAGGAGCGAGCGCATACGTACCTACAATTTCCCCCAGGGAAGGGTAACCGATCACAGGATCGGCCTCACCCTTTATAAGCTCCAGGATGTATTGGACGGGAACCTCGACGCCATCATTACCCCCTTGTCCGCCCACTTTCGTTCCGAAACCATCAAAAACGGGTAG
- the prmC gene encoding peptide chain release factor N(5)-glutamine methyltransferase, whose protein sequence is MTKGGELTGLEKVAIISRVLSLRSEAVLAHPDREMGESAARRIKDLFAQRETGKPLAYITGEKEFFSHPFAVDGNVLIPRPDTEVLVEEALSILGGRPLMRSVVDMGTGSGIIGNTVARKSGRSVLCVDVSTPALSVAQKNGRDPAVSGRLTFLCSDLFYAVKKGARFDMVLANLPYVPEGEWEDLMKDVKEFEPALALLGGADGLDVYRSFVRALPDHMEEGGYVLCEIGSARQADMLGELLASVGCMVTKKKDLAGKERVVIGKWINS, encoded by the coding sequence ATGACAAAAGGTGGGGAATTGACCGGACTTGAGAAGGTAGCCATAATCTCCCGGGTCCTTTCCCTTCGCAGTGAAGCGGTGCTGGCCCATCCGGACAGAGAGATGGGCGAGTCCGCGGCCCGCCGCATCAAAGACCTCTTCGCCCAAAGGGAGACGGGGAAGCCCCTCGCCTACATTACGGGAGAAAAGGAATTCTTCTCCCATCCCTTTGCCGTTGACGGAAACGTCCTTATCCCGCGACCCGACACGGAGGTGCTCGTGGAAGAGGCCCTCTCAATTCTCGGGGGCCGCCCGCTGATGCGATCTGTCGTGGACATGGGCACCGGCTCGGGCATTATCGGGAATACGGTAGCAAGGAAATCGGGACGCTCTGTGCTCTGCGTCGATGTCTCTACGCCGGCGTTGTCGGTGGCGCAAAAAAACGGAAGAGACCCCGCGGTCTCGGGACGCCTGACCTTTCTGTGCTCCGACCTCTTCTACGCGGTCAAGAAAGGAGCGAGATTCGACATGGTCCTTGCCAACCTTCCCTATGTGCCGGAGGGTGAATGGGAAGATCTCATGAAGGACGTAAAAGAGTTCGAGCCTGCCCTCGCGCTCCTCGGAGGGGCCGACGGTCTCGACGTCTACCGGAGTTTTGTTCGCGCCCTGCCCGATCACATGGAAGAAGGGGGATATGTGCTCTGTGAGATAGGGTCCGCAAGACAGGCGGACATGCTGGGAGAGCTCCTCGCGTCCGTCGGGTGTATGGTGACGAAGAAGAAAGACCTTGCAGGCAAGGAAAGGGTGGTCATAGGAAAATGGATAAATTCGTAA
- the murA gene encoding UDP-N-acetylglucosamine 1-carboxyvinyltransferase — translation MDKFVIEGGERLNGTVRMSGSKNAVLPVLAATILAKGVYAIGNVPRLKDVETMARLIGILGAKAEWKEDHILRVDTKGTGNHVAPYELVKEMRASVLVLGALISAFKKATVSYPGGCAIGERPIDLHLKGLTALGCDVHMKEGYVEVTAKHMKGGRITFETTTVGGTENILMAAVRAKGETVIENAAREPEVVDLARMLRKMGAKIDGEGTQVIRIRGVDSLKACNYDVIPDRIETGTFLAACAMTRGNITIENCVPEHIKAVIEKLRETGMEITEEGSTIRAAMTRKRPIAVDIKTIPYPGFPTDMQAQMMALMTISRGVSAVTETIFENRMMHAAELRRMGGDIRVIGKTAIVKGGKSLSGAKVMATDLRASASLIIAGLAAYGTTEISRIYHIDRGYEAIEKKLSGLGARIERKKDEDMGS, via the coding sequence ATGGATAAATTCGTAATAGAGGGCGGCGAGCGGCTCAACGGCACAGTCCGTATGAGCGGTTCCAAAAACGCAGTCCTGCCCGTGCTCGCGGCGACGATCCTCGCGAAAGGCGTCTATGCGATCGGAAATGTGCCCCGCCTCAAAGACGTGGAGACCATGGCGAGACTCATCGGTATTCTCGGGGCAAAAGCGGAGTGGAAAGAAGACCACATATTGCGCGTGGATACCAAAGGAACGGGCAACCATGTGGCGCCTTACGAGCTCGTGAAGGAGATGAGGGCCTCGGTCCTCGTCCTCGGAGCCCTCATAAGCGCGTTTAAAAAGGCCACGGTCTCCTATCCGGGAGGGTGCGCCATAGGGGAGCGGCCCATAGACCTCCACCTGAAGGGACTTACGGCGCTGGGCTGCGACGTCCATATGAAGGAAGGATATGTGGAGGTGACGGCAAAGCATATGAAGGGTGGGCGCATCACCTTCGAGACCACCACGGTCGGAGGGACGGAAAATATCCTTATGGCCGCGGTGCGGGCAAAAGGGGAGACGGTGATCGAGAACGCCGCCCGGGAGCCCGAGGTGGTCGACCTCGCGCGGATGCTCAGGAAAATGGGTGCAAAGATCGATGGGGAAGGTACCCAGGTCATTCGGATACGCGGGGTTGATTCACTCAAGGCCTGCAATTACGATGTGATCCCGGACCGGATCGAGACAGGCACCTTTCTTGCCGCCTGCGCCATGACCAGGGGTAATATTACTATAGAGAATTGCGTGCCGGAGCATATAAAAGCGGTGATCGAGAAGCTCAGAGAAACGGGCATGGAGATTACGGAAGAGGGGAGTACCATCCGGGCCGCCATGACGCGGAAAAGGCCCATCGCGGTGGACATAAAGACCATACCTTATCCAGGGTTCCCCACGGACATGCAGGCCCAGATGATGGCCCTTATGACCATCTCACGGGGAGTGAGCGCCGTAACGGAGACCATATTCGAGAACAGGATGATGCATGCGGCAGAGCTTCGCCGGATGGGAGGGGATATACGGGTCATCGGTAAGACCGCGATCGTGAAGGGCGGGAAAAGCCTCTCCGGCGCAAAGGTGATGGCCACCGACCTCCGGGCAAGCGCCTCCCTGATCATAGCCGGACTCGCGGCCTACGGCACTACCGAGATCTCGCGGATCTACCATATCGACAGGGGTTATGAAGCGATCGAAAAGAAGCTCTCCGGACTTGGAGCCAGGATAGAGAGGAAGAAAGATGAAGATATGGGATCTTGA
- the hisD gene encoding histidinol dehydrogenase — MKIWDLEREYDRLIPFISEGRERRKASIGPAVQKIKKELLAHGEAALVEFSKRWDGWEKEYPLKVTEDEIREAAEAIPHGDRAIIRGMIQNVRAFHRFQKSKSRTYRSRGLLVKEEFVPVEKAMVYVPGGTAPYPSSVTMGVVPAQLAGVKEIFLATPAKKGAINPYILAACSMLGVTEVFRIGGAQAVFAFSFGIGPIPKVDIIVGPGNAYVEEAKRDVYGRVGIDMLAGPSELVVLATEAFSPRLLAWDLMSQAEHDEMAMVGLISPSEAHLREVEQEIDSLIGSSPRAAVTRKALDENGFLARYKDIDKAISLVNAIAPEHMELIGDEALGERILYPGILYVGPSTPVALGDYYIGTNHVLPTSGAGRFTGGLSVDTFLRRKMVVKAEKEFITRYGDNAERLARIEGLFAHGEAIKARKESK; from the coding sequence ATGAAGATATGGGATCTTGAAAGGGAATATGACCGCCTCATCCCCTTCATCTCCGAGGGGAGAGAAAGAAGAAAAGCGTCCATAGGTCCCGCGGTACAGAAGATAAAGAAGGAGCTCCTCGCCCACGGCGAGGCGGCACTCGTGGAATTCTCGAAGCGCTGGGACGGTTGGGAAAAGGAATATCCCCTCAAAGTCACGGAGGACGAAATCCGGGAGGCCGCGGAGGCCATACCCCATGGGGACCGGGCCATCATCCGCGGCATGATACAGAACGTGCGCGCCTTTCACCGCTTCCAGAAATCCAAATCACGCACCTACCGGAGCAGGGGCCTTCTCGTGAAAGAGGAGTTCGTGCCCGTTGAAAAGGCCATGGTCTATGTCCCCGGCGGCACCGCGCCATACCCGTCATCCGTGACCATGGGGGTGGTGCCCGCCCAACTCGCCGGCGTGAAAGAGATATTTTTGGCCACACCGGCGAAAAAGGGCGCCATAAACCCCTATATCCTCGCCGCATGTTCCATGCTCGGCGTGACGGAGGTCTTCCGGATCGGCGGCGCCCAGGCCGTATTTGCCTTTTCCTTCGGCATCGGACCCATCCCAAAGGTCGATATTATCGTGGGTCCCGGAAACGCCTACGTTGAAGAGGCAAAGAGGGACGTCTACGGGAGGGTGGGGATCGATATGCTCGCCGGCCCCTCGGAGCTCGTCGTTCTTGCCACTGAAGCATTTTCACCGCGCCTCCTCGCGTGGGACCTGATGTCACAGGCAGAACATGATGAGATGGCAATGGTGGGTTTGATCTCTCCTTCCGAAGCACACCTCAGGGAGGTCGAACAAGAGATAGACAGCCTCATCGGATCGAGCCCCAGGGCTGCCGTGACGAGAAAGGCCCTGGACGAAAATGGCTTTCTCGCCCGCTACAAAGACATAGATAAGGCAATCAGCCTGGTGAATGCCATCGCACCCGAGCATATGGAGCTTATCGGCGATGAAGCCCTGGGTGAGAGGATCCTTTATCCGGGCATCCTTTACGTCGGGCCCTCGACCCCGGTTGCGCTGGGCGATTATTATATCGGTACCAATCATGTGCTGCCCACGAGCGGCGCGGGAAGGTTTACCGGGGGGCTCTCAGTCGACACCTTCCTGAGAAGAAAAATGGTGGTGAAGGCGGAGAAGGAATTCATCACACGATACGGGGACAATGCCGAAAGGCTCGCCCGCATAGAAGGTCTCTTCGCCCACGGAGAGGCCATAAAGGCCAGAAAGGAGTCCAAATGA
- the hisG gene encoding ATP phosphoribosyltransferase has translation MKLKIGLPKGSLQETTFKLFKNAGYTIKLPERSYVPVIDDPEIEGLVIRAQEMARYVEDGILDMGITGYDWVKEQDAKVVELVRLKYGKVGFRGVKWVVAVPMDSPIKTVEDLKGKKIATELVGFTKRFLKKRGIEASVEFSWGATEVKPPLLADAIIEVTETGASLKANNLRIVDTILESETVVIANKDAWKDKWKKRKIENIMILLKGALLAEEKVGLKMNVPRKVLKTVTEILPSLHTPTVSNLSDDKWVAIEVIIDEKVVRDIIPDLKRAGAEGIVEYPLSKVIP, from the coding sequence ATGAAACTGAAAATAGGTTTACCGAAGGGAAGCCTCCAGGAGACGACGTTCAAGCTTTTCAAGAACGCGGGGTACACGATAAAACTGCCGGAGCGCTCCTATGTGCCGGTAATCGACGACCCTGAAATAGAAGGCCTCGTGATAAGGGCCCAGGAGATGGCCCGCTATGTGGAAGACGGCATCCTCGACATGGGGATCACCGGATACGACTGGGTAAAGGAACAGGACGCGAAGGTGGTGGAGCTGGTCCGCCTCAAGTACGGGAAGGTGGGGTTCAGGGGGGTAAAATGGGTAGTGGCCGTGCCCATGGATTCGCCCATAAAGACCGTCGAAGACCTGAAGGGAAAGAAGATCGCCACCGAGCTGGTAGGGTTTACGAAGAGGTTCCTCAAGAAGAGGGGCATCGAGGCGAGCGTTGAATTCTCATGGGGCGCGACCGAGGTGAAGCCGCCTCTTCTGGCGGATGCGATTATCGAAGTCACGGAAACCGGGGCCTCCCTGAAGGCCAACAATCTGAGGATCGTGGATACGATCCTCGAGTCGGAGACCGTGGTGATCGCCAATAAAGACGCATGGAAAGACAAGTGGAAAAAAAGAAAGATAGAGAATATAATGATCTTGTTGAAAGGCGCGCTCCTGGCGGAAGAGAAGGTGGGGCTCAAGATGAATGTGCCGAGGAAGGTGCTGAAAACAGTGACCGAAATCCTCCCCTCCCTCCATACGCCCACGGTGTCGAACCTTTCAGACGATAAATGGGTCGCCATAGAGGTGATCATCGACGAGAAGGTGGTGAGGGATATTATCCCCGACCTGAAACGGGCCGGAGCGGAAGGCATCGTTGAGTATCCTTTGAGCAAGGTAATACCCTAA
- the hisB gene encoding imidazoleglycerol-phosphate dehydratase HisB: protein MAKARQAKVERQTKETDIKIKLTVDGEGMGDSCTAIPFFDHMLNLFARHGMFDLSVEAKGDLDVDTHHTVEDVGIVMGKALKEAIGSAEGLRRYGHAIVPMDESLAMVAIDMSGRPAFVWNGELQGRIAMFDLEVVKEFFKGFVGEARCALHVNVLYGDNLHHKVEAVFKGFGKALKEAVTRDERIKGVLSTKGML from the coding sequence ATGGCAAAAGCAAGGCAGGCGAAGGTAGAGAGACAGACAAAGGAGACCGACATCAAAATAAAATTGACGGTCGATGGGGAGGGCATGGGCGACTCCTGCACTGCCATACCCTTCTTCGACCACATGCTCAATCTCTTCGCACGCCACGGCATGTTCGACCTGAGCGTGGAGGCCAAGGGGGACCTCGATGTGGATACCCATCATACTGTCGAGGATGTGGGCATCGTCATGGGCAAGGCGCTGAAAGAGGCCATCGGCAGCGCGGAGGGCCTCAGGCGGTACGGCCATGCCATAGTGCCCATGGATGAATCTCTCGCCATGGTGGCCATAGATATGAGCGGAAGGCCCGCCTTTGTGTGGAACGGAGAGCTCCAGGGGAGGATCGCCATGTTCGATCTCGAGGTGGTGAAGGAGTTCTTCAAGGGTTTCGTGGGCGAGGCCAGGTGCGCGCTCCACGTGAACGTGCTGTACGGGGACAACCTCCATCACAAGGTGGAGGCCGTCTTCAAGGGATTCGGAAAGGCCCTCAAGGAAGCGGTCACGAGAGACGAACGGATCAAAGGGGTCCTGTCAACTAAAGGAATGTTATGA
- the hisH gene encoding imidazole glycerol phosphate synthase subunit HisH has translation MIAIVDYGMGNLKSVTNAFQKLHADAVITRDKSIIEKAKGIVLPGVGAFGKCIENLETFGLLDFIKELIENDKLYLGICLGMQILFETSEEAPGVRGMGFVKGTVPRFDGSLKVPHMGWNSIERVHGAEILDGIREGEFFYFVHSYYCSPEEDVTATKTTYGIDFASSIQKKRVFACQFHPEKSQRVGLALLTNFIKMTK, from the coding sequence ATGATCGCAATAGTCGATTACGGTATGGGAAACCTGAAGAGCGTGACCAACGCCTTCCAGAAGCTTCATGCCGACGCAGTGATTACAAGGGACAAATCAATCATCGAGAAGGCGAAGGGCATTGTCCTTCCCGGTGTGGGCGCCTTCGGGAAGTGCATCGAAAATCTCGAGACCTTCGGGCTTCTCGATTTTATCAAAGAGTTGATCGAGAACGACAAGCTCTACCTCGGCATATGTCTCGGTATGCAGATCCTTTTCGAGACGAGTGAAGAGGCGCCCGGAGTGCGGGGCATGGGGTTCGTGAAGGGGACCGTTCCCCGGTTCGACGGGAGCCTGAAGGTGCCGCACATGGGCTGGAACAGTATCGAGCGCGTTCATGGCGCCGAGATCCTGGACGGCATACGGGAAGGCGAGTTCTTCTACTTCGTCCACTCCTACTATTGTTCTCCTGAAGAGGACGTGACGGCCACGAAAACGACATACGGGATCGACTTCGCGTCGTCAATTCAGAAAAAAAGGGTATTCGCCTGCCAATTCCACCCGGAAAAAAGCCAGCGCGTGGGACTCGCCCTGCTTACGAATTTCATTAAGATGACGAAATAG
- a CDS encoding PocR ligand-binding domain-containing protein: MIDLGSLGRIFKTFAEITGFGIGLAQHPSDRVLLTSGWSDLCARFHRGSPSSQQVCEKGLHDLFRQAGEPGVLIVRECGHGAADCALPVFIEGAHVASLFTGQAFIEAPDRLTLRNQVEQYGYNSEEYLKAASRLPVVMREELANKASFLTAVAVIIEEMALQNMETKKRAELVEKEMRRHEDRERTLAAGERRFRTVLNSLNDGVLSCDPETGLIMDVDERVCEIFGWTGAEAQGLPVMQVFGDEPQFSGEEAVAFLRRAATEALSSSAGGRSGKRATGFGRRWGRGTRISMGKSGSW, encoded by the coding sequence TTGATCGACCTCGGAAGCCTGGGCAGGATTTTCAAGACCTTCGCGGAGATTACCGGATTCGGGATCGGTCTGGCGCAGCATCCTTCGGACAGGGTGCTTTTGACCTCCGGCTGGTCGGATCTGTGCGCCCGCTTTCATAGGGGCTCTCCTTCATCGCAACAGGTGTGCGAGAAGGGTCTTCATGACCTTTTCCGACAGGCGGGGGAGCCTGGCGTGCTGATAGTGAGGGAGTGCGGCCATGGTGCGGCAGATTGTGCCCTCCCGGTGTTTATCGAGGGGGCCCATGTGGCGAGCCTCTTCACGGGACAGGCATTCATTGAAGCACCCGACCGCCTGACTCTCCGGAATCAGGTGGAACAATACGGCTATAATTCCGAGGAATATCTCAAAGCCGCATCGCGTCTACCGGTAGTCATGAGAGAAGAGCTGGCGAACAAAGCCTCTTTCCTGACCGCAGTCGCCGTGATTATTGAGGAAATGGCGCTTCAGAATATGGAGACGAAGAAGAGAGCCGAACTGGTCGAGAAGGAGATGAGGCGGCACGAGGATAGAGAGAGGACGCTCGCGGCAGGGGAGCGTCGATTTCGCACGGTCCTTAATTCCCTGAATGACGGAGTCCTCAGCTGTGATCCTGAAACGGGTCTCATTATGGACGTAGACGAACGCGTGTGTGAGATCTTCGGCTGGACCGGCGCAGAAGCGCAAGGACTGCCGGTAATGCAGGTATTCGGTGACGAGCCGCAGTTTTCCGGGGAAGAAGCGGTCGCCTTCCTTAGGAGGGCCGCAACAGAGGCCCTCAGCTCATCCGCCGGAGGGCGAAGCGGAAAGAGGGCAACTGGTTTTGGGCGGAGGTGGGGACGAGGCACGCGAATATCGATGGGAAAGAGCGGATCCTGGTAA
- a CDS encoding radical SAM protein, with amino-acid sequence MKHLRVLLINPHIYDFAAYNFWSSPLGLLYTGAVLRQNGAEVTLIDCMRSQEEKRKPDGRAPFVKEKSRGPLPAPLAGIKKRLKRYGISPVRLREELALLEPPDLVLITSIMTYWYMGAHETARVAREAYPHARIVMGGIYPSLCIEHAQAHKGDADLVLSHRQMDILYRYVEESFHYPLPFRPSLYDLDALPYPAFDLYDSLPFVPLLTSYGCAFHCAYCATPFMHPRMARRSPASTLYEVRHWQEQGVSRFVLYDDSFLYQSDAFAKPLLRELSRLPSPINLYNPNAVNAAFMDEELADLLSLAGFEEVRFGLETVDPALQRTTGGKVTTRVFERALRSLKAAAFPLERVAAYILSGLPFQKWQDVKASIDYLAGLGVRAHIAEYTPIPHTPLYEQYASHARYPLDEDPIYQNNALFPFAWEGFTEEDLAYLKTYLAETYAAASRA; translated from the coding sequence GTGAAACATTTACGGGTCCTCCTGATCAATCCCCACATATATGATTTCGCCGCCTACAACTTCTGGTCGAGCCCCCTGGGCCTGCTTTATACGGGCGCCGTCCTCCGGCAAAACGGCGCCGAGGTGACCCTCATCGACTGTATGAGGAGCCAGGAAGAGAAGCGAAAGCCCGACGGCCGCGCCCCGTTCGTCAAGGAGAAGTCCCGCGGGCCCCTTCCCGCCCCTCTCGCAGGCATAAAGAAACGCCTCAAGCGCTACGGCATATCGCCCGTCCGGCTTCGGGAGGAGCTGGCCCTCCTCGAGCCACCCGACCTCGTCCTCATCACCTCCATAATGACTTACTGGTACATGGGCGCCCACGAGACAGCCCGGGTCGCGCGCGAGGCCTATCCCCACGCCCGGATCGTCATGGGCGGCATCTACCCGTCTCTCTGCATCGAACACGCCCAGGCCCATAAAGGCGACGCCGACCTTGTCCTCTCCCACCGGCAGATGGATATCCTCTACCGCTACGTCGAGGAGAGCTTTCATTATCCCCTCCCTTTCAGACCCTCTCTCTACGATCTCGACGCCCTCCCCTATCCGGCCTTCGACCTCTATGACTCCCTGCCTTTTGTTCCCCTTCTTACCTCCTACGGCTGCGCATTCCATTGCGCCTACTGCGCCACGCCTTTTATGCACCCCCGTATGGCGCGGAGGAGCCCCGCAAGCACCCTCTACGAGGTCCGTCACTGGCAGGAGCAAGGCGTCAGCCGCTTCGTCCTCTACGACGACAGCTTCCTCTACCAGTCGGATGCCTTTGCAAAGCCCCTCCTCAGGGAGCTCTCCCGCCTCCCCTCGCCCATAAACCTCTACAACCCAAATGCGGTCAATGCAGCCTTTATGGATGAGGAACTGGCAGATCTTCTTTCTCTCGCCGGCTTCGAGGAGGTCCGCTTCGGCCTCGAGACAGTCGATCCCGCCCTCCAGCGCACAACCGGCGGAAAGGTCACTACCCGGGTCTTCGAGAGGGCCCTGAGATCACTCAAGGCCGCCGCCTTTCCCTTAGAACGTGTGGCAGCCTACATCCTTTCCGGCTTGCCCTTTCAGAAATGGCAGGACGTGAAGGCCTCCATAGACTATCTCGCCGGACTCGGGGTCCGCGCCCACATCGCCGAATACACGCCCATCCCCCACACCCCCCTCTACGAGCAATATGCCTCCCACGCCCGCTATCCCCTGGACGAGGACCCGATCTATCAGAATAACGCCCTCTTCCCCTTCGCCTGGGAAGGCTTCACCGAAGAGGACCTCGCCTATCTCAAGACATACCTCGCCGAGACCTACGCCGCTGCTTCACGCGCTTGA
- a CDS encoding rhomboid family intramembrane serine protease produces MQKLYLHGPSSLDLYRSFGLVPHELSAALAGQWGLVPYNLLTVFTSMFLHGGWLHILGNMLYLWIFGSNVEDALGHGRFFFFYLLSGTAAAAFQYFYDPLSAVPMIGASGAVSGILGAYLVLYPFARVKTALIIVIFIKIVELPAVLLLTVWFIMQILFSYGEGVAWFAHIGGFIFGLVMVSLFRLGRARR; encoded by the coding sequence ATGCAAAAACTATACCTTCACGGTCCCTCAAGCCTTGATCTCTATCGCTCTTTCGGTCTCGTGCCGCATGAGCTCTCCGCCGCTCTGGCGGGACAGTGGGGACTTGTGCCCTACAACCTTCTTACCGTCTTCACCTCCATGTTCCTCCACGGCGGATGGCTGCACATCCTGGGGAATATGCTTTACCTGTGGATCTTCGGCAGCAACGTGGAGGACGCCCTCGGTCACGGGAGGTTCTTCTTCTTCTACCTCCTTTCGGGCACGGCCGCGGCAGCCTTTCAGTACTTTTACGACCCCCTTTCGGCGGTCCCCATGATCGGTGCGAGCGGGGCCGTCTCCGGAATCCTTGGGGCTTACCTGGTCCTCTACCCTTTCGCACGTGTCAAAACTGCGCTCATCATCGTGATCTTCATCAAAATCGTCGAACTGCCCGCAGTGCTGCTCCTGACGGTATGGTTCATCATGCAGATCCTCTTCTCCTACGGTGAGGGGGTGGCCTGGTTTGCCCATATCGGTGGCTTTATATTCGGTCTCGTCATGGTCAGTCTTTTCCGCCTCGGCAGGGCCCGTCGTTAG
- the galT gene encoding galactose-1-phosphate uridylyltransferase → MPELRKDPIIDRWVIISTERGKRPVFFVEESPPAKPGMCPLCPGNENMTPPEVYAIRNDFSPPNSPGWSLRVVPNKFPALRIEGGLNKEGVGLFDKMNGVGAHEVIVETPVHGETLGVMDIEDIVNTFVAYKERVLDLAKDKRFKYVMVFKNHGSIAGASLDHSHSQLIALPVVPKRVLEEISGGLAYYRYKDRCIFCDIIAQEKEDGVRVVFENAYFIAISPYASRFPFETWIIPKRHEPYFVTPEKEDNFYEFAEALSTILRKYNKVLNSPPYNFMIHTAPFGNGEMHHYHWHLEIIPRLTKLAGFEWGTGFYINPTPPEEATEYLRETTT, encoded by the coding sequence ATGCCTGAGCTGAGAAAGGACCCTATTATTGACAGATGGGTCATAATATCGACCGAGAGGGGCAAGAGGCCTGTCTTCTTTGTCGAGGAATCGCCCCCGGCAAAACCGGGCATGTGCCCGCTCTGCCCGGGCAACGAGAACATGACTCCTCCCGAAGTCTATGCGATCAGAAACGACTTTTCGCCGCCCAATAGCCCGGGATGGAGCCTGAGGGTAGTACCCAATAAATTTCCTGCCCTGCGGATCGAAGGGGGCCTCAACAAAGAAGGTGTCGGGCTCTTCGATAAGATGAACGGCGTGGGCGCCCACGAGGTGATCGTGGAGACCCCCGTCCACGGGGAGACCCTGGGCGTGATGGATATCGAGGATATTGTAAACACCTTCGTAGCCTATAAAGAGAGGGTGCTCGACCTCGCGAAAGACAAGAGATTCAAATACGTGATGGTCTTCAAAAACCATGGATCGATTGCAGGGGCCTCACTCGACCATTCCCACTCGCAACTGATCGCCCTGCCCGTTGTCCCCAAGAGGGTCCTGGAGGAGATCAGCGGCGGCCTTGCCTATTACCGGTATAAAGACCGGTGTATCTTCTGCGATATCATAGCCCAGGAGAAAGAGGACGGGGTGCGGGTGGTCTTCGAGAACGCCTACTTTATCGCCATCTCGCCCTATGCCTCCCGGTTCCCTTTTGAAACCTGGATCATCCCGAAGAGGCATGAGCCCTATTTCGTGACCCCGGAAAAAGAAGATAACTTCTACGAGTTCGCGGAGGCACTCTCCACGATCCTCAGGAAATATAACAAGGTGCTCAACTCACCGCCCTACAATTTCATGATCCATACCGCACCCTTCGGAAACGGCGAGATGCACCACTATCACTGGCACCTGGAGATTATTCCCCGACTGACGAAGCTTGCAGGCTTCGAATGGGGGACAGGGTTCTATATAAACCCGACCCCGCCGGAGGAGGCTACCGAGTATTTGAGAGAAACCACGACCTAG